CTGCACGCCGATCCCGACCCACACCGACCTGGCCCTGACGGCCGCCCGCCGGGGCGTGCACATCCTGCTGGAGAAGCCGCCCGCCCCGTCGTACGCCGAGTTCCGGCGCATGGCCGACGGGGTCGCCGAGGCCGGGGTCGTCTGCCAGATCGGCTTCCAGTCGCTGGGCTCGGGCGCGGTGCCGGCGATCCGGACGCTGATGGCCGAGGGCGCCATCGGCGAGATCGTCGGGATCGGAGGGGCCGGGGCCTGGGCACGCACCGAGGCGTACTACCGGCGGGCGCCCTGGGCGGGCAAGCGGCGCCTGAACGGCGTCGACGTCATCGACGGCGTGCTGACCAACCCGCTCGCGCACGCCGTCGCCACCGCCCTCGCGCTGGGCGGAACGGTGCGCGCCGAGGACGTCACCGCCATCGAGACCGAGCTGCTGCGCGCCAACGCCATCGAGTCCGACGACACCTCCTGCGTCCGCGTCACCACCGCGCACGGCCCCCAGGTCGTCGTCGCCACGACCCTGTGCGCCGAGGACCCGGACGATCCGTACGTCGTCGTCCACGGCGAACACGGCCGGATCACCTTCTGGTACAAGCAGGACCGCGTCCTGCTCCAGCGCGCGGGCCACGGCCCCGAGGAGTTCGAGTACGACCGTACGGACCTGCTCGAGAACCTCGTCGAGCATCTCACCGACGGCACCGACGTGCTGGTCACACCCGAGGCGACCGGCGCCTTCATGAAGGTCGTAGAGGCGATTCGACTCGCCCCCGACCCGGCCCCGCTGCCGGACGAGGCCTGGCAGCTGCTCCCCGACGAGCAGCGCCGGGTCGTGCCCGGCATCGACGGCCTCGTCGCGGCCGCCGCCGACACCCTCGCCCTCTACTCCGAGCTGGGCGCTCCCTGGGCGCCTGAGGCACGAACGAAAGAGGTGAGCACCTGATGACCCCCCACGACACCGCGGTGCTGCGTGTAGCGGGCCGACCGGTCGGCCGGTACGTCACCCGGCCCGAACTGCCGGCCCGGCTCTCCCCGCGCCCGTATCTGCACCCCGTCACCACCCTGGCCGGCACGGCGGTCACCGAGCTGAGCCCCGCCGACCACATACACCACCTCGGCGTCGGTGTCGCCGTTCCCGACGTCGAGGGGCACAACTTCTGGGGCGGACGCACCTACGTCCGTGACCAGGGCCCGACCGAGCTCGACAACCACGGCGCCCAGCGCCACACCGCCTTCCAGCTGCGCGACCCCGACGGCTTCGTCGAGGAACTGCGCTGGGTGGCGGCGGGGGCCGAGCTGCTGCGCGAGCGCCGTACGGTCGCGACCACCGAACTCGCCGACTTCGCCTGGGCGTTGGACTTCACCTTCTCCCTGACCAACGTCACCCCGGGCCCGCTGTCGATCGGCAGCCCCGCCACCAACGGCCGCCCCGGCGCGGCCTACGGCGGCTTCTTCTGGCGGGCCCGCAAGGAGGCCTCGGCGCCGGACGTGTTCACCGTCGACCGCGAGGGCGAGCAGGAGATCCACGGCACCCGCGCCCCCTGGGTGGCCCTCACCGGCTCCACCTGGACCCTGATCTTCGCCGGGGCCACCGAACGGACCCGCCAGGACCCGTGGTTCGTGCGCGCCGGGGAGTATCCCGGCGTCGGCTCCTCCCTCGCCGCCGAGGAACGGCTGCCGATCCCGCCCGGCGAGACCGCCGTACGCCGGATCGTCACCGTCGTCGCCGACGGCCGGATCAGCCGGCTCGAAGCGGCGTCCCTGGTCCGCAAGGCGGTGAGCCCGTGACGACCGACGTGTATCGCAACCCCATCCTCAACGCCGACTGGTCCGACCCGGACGTCGTCCGCGTCGGCGACGACTTCTACCTCAGCGCCTCCAGCTTCGGCCGCGCCCCGGGCCTGCCCCTCCTGCACTCCCGCGACCTGGTCAACTGGACGCTGGTCGGCCACGCCGTCGACCACCTCGAACCGGCCGAGGAGTTCGCGACCCCCCGGCACGACCGCGGCGTCTGGGCTCCGTCCCTCCGCCACCACGACGAGCGCTTCTGGATCTTCTGGGGCGACCCCGACCAGGGCATCTTCCAGGTCAACGCCCCCGAGATCCGCGGCCCCTGGACCCGCCCGCACCTGGTGAAGCAGGGCAAGGGCCTGATCGACCCCTGCCCCCTGTGGGACGACGAGACCGGCGAGGCCTACCTCGTGCACGCCTGGGCCAAGTCCCGGTCGGGGGTGAAGAACCGCCTCACCGGCCACCGTATGCACCCCGACGGCACCGAACTCCTCGACGGGGGCAAGCTGATCGTCGACGGCGACCGGATCCCCGGCTGGTTCACCCTCGAAGGGCCGAAGCTCTACAAGCACGACGGCTGGTTCTGGATCCTGGCGCCCGCCGGGGGAGTGGAGACCGGCTGGCAGGGCGCCCTCCGCTCGCGCGAGTTCTTCGGGCCGTACGAGGAGAGGATCGTCCTCGAACAGAAGGACACCGACGTCAACGGCCCCCACCAGGGCGGCTGGGTGCGCACCCCGTCCGGTGAGGACTGGTTCCTGCACTTCCAGCAGCGGGGCGCGTACGGCAGGGTCGTCCACCTCCAGCCGATGCGCTGGGACGCCGACGGCTGGCCGGTGCTCGGCGAGGACGGCGCCCCCGTCGCCGTACACCGCGTCCCCGACCTGCCGCCGCAGCCGCCCGCCGCGCCCGCCACCGACGACGACTTCCCCGGCGGACGCTTCGGCCGCCAGTGGTCGTGGACCGCCAACCCGCAGGACGGCTGGGCCACCCAGCACTCCGGCGACGGTCTGCGGCTCGCCTGCGTCCGCTCGGCCGACGCGCACGACCTGCGCAAACTTCCGAACATCCTCACGCAGCGGCTGCCCGGCACGCCGTGCGCGGTCGAGGTCGAGCTACGGCTGGACAGCGTGGAGCCGGGGGCGCGGGCCGGGCTCGCGGTGCTCGGGGACGCGTTCAGCTGGATCGGGCTCCAGCGGGGCGCGGACGGGGCGGTGCATGTCGTGCACCGGTTCGCGGAAGCGGTCGCGGAGAAGGAACGGGACGCCGATCATCCGAGGCCCGCGCCCGAGGGGCGGGTGCGGCTGCGGATCGAGATCGGGTCGGGGGCGCGCTGCCGCTTCTCGTACGACACCGGCGACGGCTGGACGCCCTCCGGTCAGGTCTTTGCCGCCACCCCCTGGCGCTGGGTCGGTGCCCTGCTCGGGCTCTTCGGCCTCGCCCCCGCCGGTCCGGGACACGCCGGAGCGGCGACCTTCACCCACTTCAGGATCAGCGCCTCGTAACTCACCGGATTTGTAAGCCTGTTGGGAGCCGCAATGACGCACCTCCATAGCAAGCGCTTGCCGAATGTCGGCAGAACCCTGGCCACCGTCGTGGGCCTGGTGGCCGCCCTGGCGCTCGGGGCGGTCGGGGAGGCGAAGGCAGCCGCCCCCGCACCGTCGGTGACCGCAGACCGCTGGACCGACCAGCCGCACGGCTTCGCCTCCCTCGCCGGCGGTACGACCGGTGGCGCGGGCGGCAAGGTCGTCACCGTCACCGATCAGGCCTCGCTGGCCAAGTACGCGGCGGCGCAAGAGCCGTACATCATCCGCGTCTCGGGGGCGATCGACGTCGAGCCCTTCGGCTCGAACATCGTCGTGACCTCGAACAAGACCATCATCGGCGTCGGCGACACCGGTGAGATCGTGCACGGTGAGCTGCACCTCAACCCCGGCACGAGCAATGTCATTATCCGCAACCTGACGATCCGTGACTCGTATGTCGAGGGCGACTGGGACGGCAAGACCCAGGACTTCGACGCGATCCAGATGGACACCGTCCACCATGTCTGGATCGACCACAACCGCTTCACGCACATGGGCGACGGGCTGCTCGACATCCGTAAGGACAGTCAGTACATCACCGTCTCCTACAACCAGTTCACCAACCACAACAAGGCGTTCGGGGTCGGCTGGACGACGAATGTGCTGACGCAGCTCACCGTCGACCACAACTGGTTCACGGGCACGAAGCAGCGCAATCCGTCCGCCGACAACTGCGCCTACGCGCACCTGTACAACAACTACCTGTCCGCGCAGGTGGCCGACGGTGACCCGGTGTGGTCGTACGGGAACTGGTCGCGCGGCAAGACCAGGATGGTCATCGAGAACAGCTACTACGACGGGGTTCGGCATCCCTATCAGGCCGATGCGACGGCCGAGTTGGTCGAGCGTGGGTCGATCCTGAAGAACGTCAGCGGGCGGCAGGACGAGTGGGGTGCCGCCTTCGATCCGCGGGAGTTCTACGACTACCAGCTTGACCCGGCGGCCGCCGTCCCGGCGCTGGTGACGCGTTTCTCCGGGCCGCAGAAGCAGATCGGCGACGCGGTGACGCTGCACGTCCCCGGCGACTATCCGACCGTGCAGGCCGCTGTTGACGCCGTGCCGGACGGCAACGCCGGCTCGGTGACGATCGCGGTCGCACCGGGGACGTACCGCGCCAAGGTGTTCATCCCCGCGAGCAAGCCGAACATCGTGTTGCAGGGGACTGGACAAGATCGGTCGGACACCGTCATCGTCTTCGACACGCCGGCGGCCTACGGCGGCTCCACCGGAAGCGCCACCGTGCGGATCGCCGCCAACGACGTGACCGCGCGCAACCTCACCTTCAGCAACGACTTCGACGAGGCCGCGCACGAGCTGAGCGGCGAGCAGGCGCTGGCGATGAAGACGACCGGCGATCGGATCGTCTTCGAGAACACCGCCTTCCTGGGCAACCAGGACACGCTGATGACCGACAGCCCCAAGCTGACCACCGTCAGCCGGGTCTACATCCGCGACTCGTACATCGAGGGCGACGTCGACTTCGTCTACGGGCGGGCGACCACCGTCATCGAGCGTTCGGTGATCCGCGCGCTGAGCCGCGGCTCAACCACCAACAACGGCTGGATCACCGCCGCCTCGACCTTCAAGGACAACCCGTACGGGTTCCTGATCACCGACTCGAGGGTGGTGAGCGACGCGCCGGCCGGATCCTTCCACCTGGGACGGCCCTGGCATCCCGGTGGTGAACCCCAGGCGATCGCCCAGGTGTTGATCCGGAACACCGAACTGCCCGCCGCGATCAAGGCCTCGCCGTGGACCGACATGGGCGGGTTCTCGTGGAAGGACGCGCGGTTCGCGGAGTACCGGAACTTCGGGCCGGGGGCGGCTGTCACCGCGGACCGGCCGCAGATGAGCGATGGCGAGGCGCGTACCCACACCGTCGCCGACTACCTCAAGGGCGCCGATGGCTGGGCGCCGCACGTCCGGCGCTGAGCGCGTCTCAACGCCCTGAAGACCCCCCACAACTTCATATCTCCGTTTGATCCAGAAGAAAGAGCCGACCAATGAAGATCAGCAATCGCAGGAGCAGCACAGGCGGTCGCCGCATGTCGGCCGTCGTCGCCCTGAGCGCCGTGCTCGCCCTGACGGCCACCGCCTGTGGTGACGACGGGAGCGGTACGGGGGGCGACAAGGGCGACGAGGGCAGCGGCAAGGGAGAGATCGTCTTCTGGGACAACAACGGCGGTGTCCGCACCGACATCTGGAAGGAGGTCATCGCCGACTTCGAGAAGGCGAACCCGGACATCAAGGTCGAGTACGTCGGGATTCCGTCCACCGACTACCAGTCCAAGGTGGACACCGCCCTCCAGGGCGGCGGCCTGCCGGACGTCGGCGGCGTCGGCGCGGCGATGCTCGCCGGGTTCGCCGCGCAGAATGCGCTGGAGCCGCTGGACGACCGGCTCGCCAAGTCCGCCCTGGACGGCAAGCTCAACGAGGACATGGTCACCTCGCTGAAGGCCGCCGGCGGCGGTGACGACACGCTGTACTCGGTTCCGACCTCCGCGAACAACGGCGTCCTGTACTACCGCACCGACCTGTTCGAGAAGGCGAACCTGGACGAGCCGACGACCTGGGACAAGTTCTACGAGGCCGCGGAGAAGCTCACCAACGCCGGCAAGAACGAGTTCGGTTACACCATCCGCGGTGGCGCCGGTTCCGTCGCCCAGGCGCTGGACGCGATGTACGGGCAGTCCGGGATCACGTCCTTCTGGGACGCCGGCGGTGAGAAGACGACCGTCAACGACCCGAAGAATGCGGCTGCGCTGGAGAAGTACGCCGCGCTCTACAAGAAGGTCACTCCGGCGGCCGACCTGAACAACGACTTCACCAAGATGGTCTCCCAGTGGGACTCCGGCACCATCGGCATGCTGAACCACAACCTGGGGTCGTACCAGGACCACGTGAAGGCCCTGGGCACCGAGAAGTTCCGGGGTATTCCGCAGCCCACCGGGCCGGGCGGCAAGCGGGTCCAGGTCTCCAACCCGGTCGACGGTCTGGGGCTGTTCAAGAGCTCCAAGAACAAGGAGGCGGCCTGGAAGTTCATCGAGTTCGCCGCCTCACACGAGTCGAACTCCAAGTGGAACGAGTCGGCCGGCGCGATCCCGGCCAACACGGACGCCGCGCAGGACGCGTGGATCTCCAAGGCCGAGCCGACGAAGCTGGCGGCCACGGCGCTGAACGATGGTTCGACCGAGATCGTCCAGCTGCCGTACTACCTGCCCGACTGGAACACCATCTCCAAGGCCGACAACGAGCCCAACCTCCAGAAGGTGCTGCTCGGTGACATGAGCGCGAAGGACTTCCTGGACACGATGGCCGAGCAGCTGAATGAGGCTCAGGCCGAGTGGAATCAGCAGAAGGGCTGACTGGTTCCGCCGGTTCAGCTGATTGCGGCCGGTCCGGGGCTGCGAGGCCCGTGTTCGGGCCTCGGACCGGCCGTGGCTGGGCGCGCCCACGCGGCGGAGCCGCATATCGGGCACTGCCCCGCGCCCCTTCAGGTCGCCAAGCACCCCCCACGTTGAAAGGCACCGCTATCCCGTAACACCCTTGAGAAAGGCACATGCTCGTGTCCCTCAACCGCAGACAGGTCACCACCATGGCCGCCCTCGCTGCCGTCCCCCTCTCCTTCGCGGCCACGGGTACCGCTCAGGCCACGGAGCGCCGCCGCACCCGCACCCTCTACATCGCCGGTGACTCCACCGCCGCCCAGAAGTACACCGACGTGGCTCCCGAGACCGGCTGGGGGATGGCTTTCCCCTTCTTTCTGCACAAGGACAGGCCCGTCGCCAACCATGCCGTGAACGGGCGTAGTTCGAAGAGCTTCGTCGACGAGGGTCGGCTCGATGTCATCCTCGGCGCGATCCAGCCGGACGACTTGCTCCTCGTCCAGTTCGCCCACAACGACGAGAAGATCGCCGACCCCACGCGGTACACCGAGCCCTGGACGACGTACCAGGACTACCTGCGCCTCTACATCGACGGCGCCCGTGCCCGAGGTGCCCGCCCCGTCCTCGCCACCGCCGTGGAGCGCCGGAAGTTCGACGCCGCCGGCAACGCCGTGCCGACCCACGGCGACTATCCGGCGGCGATGCGCGCGCTCGCCCAGGAGGAGCGCGTCACGCTGCTCGACATCCAGGCCCTGTCCCTCGCGCTGTGGCAGCGGCTCGGGGTCGAGGGGACGAAGACGTACTTCAACTGGACCGCCACCGAGCAGGACAACACGCACTTCAATCCGCCCGGCGCGATCGCCGTGGCGCGTCTCGTGGCGCGGGAACTGCTGCGCACCCGCGTGCTGGCCCCGCAGGACGTGCGCCGGCTCGACGCGGAAATCCCGGAGTCCTGGATCACCTGGCCGCAGGCCGCCGCGTAACCACCCCGACCGCAGAAAAGAGAGCCGCACCATGAACGCACAGGTATGGCATGGGCATGTCACAGCGAAGACAGCCGTGCTGATCGGCTGCACCGCGCTCGTCCTCGGACTCACCGGCACCAGCGCGGAGGCGGGCCCCCGCGATCTCGGCCGACAGGTCCTGGGAGCGAACGACGGCTGGGGGTCGGAGGGCGCCGGGACCACCGGCGGTTCGGCCGCCGACGCCGAGCACGTCTACACCGTCACCACCTGGGCCCAGTTCAAGGCCGCGCTGAAGGCGGGCGGCGACGCGCCCAAGATCATCAAGGTCAAAGGCATGATCGACGCCGTCTCCGAGGGCTGCGAGGCCTTCGTCACCGACGGGTACGACCTCCAGCAGTACCTCAAGGACTACGACCCGGCCGTCTACGGCAACGACGAGGTCGCCAAGGGTCCGCAGGAGGACGCGCGGGTCGCCTCCGCCGCCAAGCAGGACTCGGAGATCAAGGCCAACATCCCCAGCAACACCACCATCGTCGGCGTCGGCAGGAACTCCGGCATCCTCGGCGGCAGCCTCCAGATCAAGGGCGTCTCGAACGTCATCATGCGCAACCTCACCATCGAGGCCCCGCTCGACTGCTTCCCCAAGTGGGATCCGACCGACGACAACAAGACCGGCAACTGGAACTCCGAGTACGACGCCGTGGTCGTCTACGGGACGGATCACGTGTGGCTCGACCACAACACGTTCACCGACGGGCGCTACCCGGACAGCGAGCGGCCGGTCCACTTCGGCAAGGTCTTCCAGCAGCACGACGGGCTGACGGACATCGTGCGCGGCTCCAACTACGTGACCGTGTCCTGGAACCGCTTCGAGAACCACGACAAGAACATGCTGATCGGCAACGGTGACGGCCTCGCCACCACCGACGGCGGCAAGCTCAAGGTCACCATGCACCACAACCGCTTCGACGGGATCCTCCAGCGCTCCCCGCGCGTGCGGTTCGGGCAGGTCGACGTCTACAACAACCACTACGTGGTGACCGAGGAACAGAAGGACGACTACTACATCTTCGGCGTCGGCATCTCCTCGCAACTGCACGCCAGCGACAACGCCATCTCGCTGCCGGCCGGCGCGAGCGTCGGCAAGGTGCTGAAGAAGTGGAACGAGTCGCCGCTGACCGCCGAGAACAACTACGTCAACGGCAAGCTGACGGACCTCATCGCGGTCCACAACGCCGAGATCCCGGCGGAGACCCTCCAGTCCGGCGCCGGATGGACACCGACCCTGCGCACGAAGGTCGACAACCCCAAGGCGCTGCCTGGGATCGTCGACGGCTGTGCGGGCGCCGGCCGCCTGCGCTGACCCACCCGCACCGGGCCGGGGCCCGTAGCCCCGGCCCACCGCACCACCCCCCACGGCGAGGAACTCCCCGATCAACCCGAACGCCCCGCTCACCCCTGAAGAGCCGCACCGCGAAGGAGCACCCGCATGCCCTCGCCCGACCGCCAACTCCCCCTGACCAGACGGCGATTCCTGCTGACGAGCGCCGGAGCCGGCGCCGCCCTCGCGCTCGCGTCGGCCCCCGCGCGGGCCACCGCTCGACCCCGCCCGTTCGGCCGCTACGGTTCCCCGGCCGCGCGCCTGACCGCGCAGACCCTGTACGTCGACGCGTCCGGCCAGGGCGACTTCACGTCCGTCCGGGCCGCCGTGTCCGCCGCGACCGGCAGCGGCTGGACCCTGGTCATCGCGCCGGGGACGTACCGGGAGACCGTCGCCGTCGGCGTGACCCGCACGGAGATGACCTGGCTCGGCGCCGGTGACGACCCGCGTGACGTCGTCATCGTCTACGACAACGCCGCCGGCACCCCCAAGCCCGGCGGCGGCACCTACGGCACCACCGGCTCCGCCACCACCACCGTGCAGGCCGACGGCTTCACCGCCCGCCACATCACCTTCGCCAACGACTGGCTGCGCGCCGACCACCCCGGCATCTCCGGCACCCAGGCGGTCGCCATCAAGGTGCAGGGCGACCGGTCCGCCTTCCACCACTGCCACTTCCTCGGTCACCAGGACACCCTGTACGCCGACTCCATCGCCCTCGGCGTCTTCGCCCGCCAGTACTTCTCGCACTGCTACGCCGAGGGCGACGTCGACTTCGTCTTCGGGCGGGCCACGGCCGTGTACGAGCACTGCCACTTCCGGACCCTGACCCGGACCGACCTGACCTCGACGCCGTACGGCTTCGTCTTCGCACCCTCGACGGCGGGCGCCAACCCGCTCGGCTACCTGGTGACCAGGAGCCGTGTCACCAGCGAGGCCCCGGACGCCTACTACAAGCTGGCCCGCCCCTGGGTGCCCAGCTCCGACACCACCGCCCGCCCGTCCCTCGTCGTCCGGGACACCCACCTCGGGGCCGGCATCGACGCGGTCGCGCCCTACACCAACATGTCGGACGCCTTCCCGTGGCAGAACCAGCGCTTCGCCGAGTACCGCAACACCGGCCCCGGCGCGGTCGTCAGCGTCCCCGAGAACCGTCCCCAACTCGACGACGAGCAGGCCGAGTCGGCGACCCGCGCGGCTTACCTCGGTGACTGGCAGCCGTGGAAGGAGGCGTGCTGACATGCGCCGGCGCGCTCTTCTCGCGGCTGGGCTGGGCCTGGTCGTCGCCGGGTCCACCCCTGCCCTCGCCGCCGGGTCCCGTCGCGTCCTGCACGTCCGCCCCGGCGACTCCGTCCAGGCGGCCGTGGACGCCGTGGACGGGCCCGGCTGGACGATCGTCGTGCATCCGGGGACGTACCGCGAGGTCGTCAACGTGCCTGTCGGCAAGGCTCACTTGACCCTGCGCGGTGCCTCCCGCGACCCGCGCGACGCCGTCATCGTCCACGACAACGCGAACGGCACGAAGAAGCCCGACGGCACCACGTACGGCACCGCGGGCTCCGCCACCTTCACCTCGGCCGCCCCCGGCCTCACCGTCCGCGACCTGACCCTCGCCAACGACTGGCTGCGCGCCGACCACCCCGACATCACCGGCACCCAGGCGGTGGCGGCGTACACGTACGGCGACCGCACCCACTTCGAGAACGTCCGGCTGCTGGCCCACCAGGACACGCTGTTCGTCGAGACGACCGCGCTGACGGCGTTCGACCGGCAGTACTTCCGCCGTTGCTACATCGAGGGCGACGTCGACTTCGTCTTCGGCCGGGCGACCGCCGTCTTCGAGGAGTGCCACTTCCACACGCTCCAGCGGGCCGTGGACTTCACCCCCAAGGGCATGGTCTTCGCCCCGTCCACCGCCCGCGCCAACCCGTACGGCATCCTCGCCGTCCGCTCCCGCATCACCTCCGGCGCCGAGAACGCGGCGTACAAGCTCGCCCGGCCATGGGTGCCGACGTACGAGACGACCGCCTGGCCGTCCCTCGTCGTGCGGGACACCCGGATCGGGCCCGGCATCGACCCGGTGGCGCCGTACACCAACATGCGGGAGCAGTACCCCTGGCAGACCATGCGGTTCCGGGAGTACCGCAACTGCGGGCCGGGTGCGGTGATCTCGGTTCCGGGGAACCGGCCTCAACTGACCGCCGCGGAAGCCGAGGCGCACACCAAGCGGACGTATCTCGGCGACTGGCGGCCCGGTGCGTAGGGCCGCCGCCGTTCTGCTCGCCTGGGCGTGCCTGCTCGGGGGAGCACCCGGGGCCGCCACCGCCGCCTCCGCCGCCGAGCAGCGCGGCCCCGTCGGCTGGGCCGTCACCGGCCCCGGCACCACCGGCGGGGCGGGCGGCACCACCTGGACGGTGCGCACCCGCGCCGAGCTCAAGGAGGCCCTCGCCAACCACGGCGACCCCACCGCGCCCAAGGTGATCCGGATCGTCGGCGCCATCAACGGGCATGAGGCGGCCGACGGTTCACTGCTCGGCGAGCAGGACTACGCGCCCGGGTACGACCTCGCCAAGTACATGTCCTGCTTCGGCGAGGACGGCGCCACCTGGTCCGACACCCGCTACGACTACTGCAGGCAGCAGCGTCAGCTCCGCCAGACCGGGTCGGGCAAGGAGAAGGCGCAGATCCAGCTGACCGTGCCGAGCAACACCACGCTCGTCGGCATCGGCGACGACGCCCGGCTCCTCGGGGTCTTCCTGACCGTCAACACCGGCACGAACATCGTCGTCCGGAACCTGCGTCTCGAAGCCCCCGTCGACCACTTCACCAGCTGGTCACCGGACGACGCCACCCAGGGCAACTGGAACGCCCGCTTCGACGCGATGACCGTCGTCACCGGCAAGCACATCTGGATCGACCACTGCACCTTCACCGACGGCCGCTTCCCCGACCGCGACGCCCCCCTCGGCTTCCACGGCGAGCACGTCCAGCGGCACGACGGGCTGCTGGACATCGAGGACGGCTCCGACTTCGTCACCGTCTCCGACAGCCGTTTCGACGACCACGACAAGGCGCTCCTCATCGGGTCGGGCGACGGACGCGGCGACCGCGACCGCGGGCACCTGAAGGTGACGTTCGTCCGGAACCTGTTCACCGACATCGTGCAGCGCGGGCCCCGCGTCCGCTTCGGGCAGGTGCACGTCGTCAACAACGTGTACCGGGGGAGCGCCGAGGACACCCTCTACGCGCTCGGAGTCGGGGTGGAGTCCGCGATCTTCTCGGAGCGCAATGTCTTCAGCCACCCGGGAGGCGAGCCGTCCCTCGCCGTCGCCGCCTACGGAGGCGAGCACTTCCACGACACCGGCTCCTGGTTCAACGGCCGCCCGGCCCGGCTGAACGCGGTGGCCGGCGGTCTCGGGCTCACCGACGACGTCGGCTGGCACCCGGCCGACGCGTACCCGTACCGGCCCCTCATGTCCCGGGCGGCGGTCGAGCACTACGTCCTGACCCACGCCGGCGCGGGGAGGCCGCATGCCTGACGCGATGGGACGCCGGACGTTCGTGACGGGAGCCGCCGCCGTGGCCCTCGCGGCGGGATCCGGGAGCGCCGAGGCGGCCGACCTCGTCGGCGGCAACCTTCCCGACTTCCACCAGGCTCTCAAGGACGAGCTGAACTTCCCGCTCGCCTGGGGCACTTCACCGATCCGCGACTTCCGGGCCTGGCGGCGCGCCGCCCGCGCCAAGGTCGAGGAGCACCTCCTCGTCGACGGCCAGGACGGGACGCCGTACGCACCGGAGTTCACCGCGGGACCTCAAGGCGACGGCTGCACAAGGGAGTTGGTCACCCTCTCCCTCAGCCGCCACGAACGGGTGCGCGCCGCCCTCCTCACCCCGCGGGGACCCGGCCCTTTCCCCGCCGTCCTGCTGCTCCACGACCACGGGGCCAAGTTCGACATCGGCAAGGAGAAGCTCGTCCGGCCCTGGTACGACGACACCCGGCTCGCCTCCGCGCAGGCCTGGGCGGACCGGTACTTCAGCGGGCGGTTCGTCGGCGACGAGCTGGCCCGGCGCGGCTATGTCGTCCTGTGCGCGGACGCCCTCGGCTGGGGCGACCGGGGCCCGCTCACCTACGACCAGCAGCAGGCGCTGGCCTCCAACTTCTACAACCTCGGCTCCTCGCTCGCCGGACTCATGGCCCGCGAGGACGCCCGTGCCGCCGGATTCCTGGCCGGCCTCGACCGGGTGGACGCACGCCGGGTCGCCGCCGTCGGGTTCTCCATGGGCGCCTACCGCGCCTGGCAAACCGCCGCGCTCAGCGACCACATCGCCGCCACCGCCGCCGTCTGCTGGATGACCGGCCTGAAGGAAATGATGGTGCCCGGCAACAACACGCTGCGCGGGCAGTCGTCGTACTACATGCTCCACCCCGGGCTTGCCCGGTTCCTCGACTTCCCCGACGTGGCGGGCATCGCCGCACCCAGGCCGATGCTCTTCTTCAGCGGCGCCCTGGACACCCTCTTCCCCGCCGACGGCGTCCGGGTGGCCCACGACAAGCTGCGCGCCGTCTGGCGTTCGCGCCACGCCGAGGAGCGGTTGCACCTCAAGACCTGGCCCGAC
Above is a window of Streptomyces sp. DT2A-34 DNA encoding:
- a CDS encoding sugar ABC transporter substrate-binding protein yields the protein MKISNRRSSTGGRRMSAVVALSAVLALTATACGDDGSGTGGDKGDEGSGKGEIVFWDNNGGVRTDIWKEVIADFEKANPDIKVEYVGIPSTDYQSKVDTALQGGGLPDVGGVGAAMLAGFAAQNALEPLDDRLAKSALDGKLNEDMVTSLKAAGGGDDTLYSVPTSANNGVLYYRTDLFEKANLDEPTTWDKFYEAAEKLTNAGKNEFGYTIRGGAGSVAQALDAMYGQSGITSFWDAGGEKTTVNDPKNAAALEKYAALYKKVTPAADLNNDFTKMVSQWDSGTIGMLNHNLGSYQDHVKALGTEKFRGIPQPTGPGGKRVQVSNPVDGLGLFKSSKNKEAAWKFIEFAASHESNSKWNESAGAIPANTDAAQDAWISKAEPTKLAATALNDGSTEIVQLPYYLPDWNTISKADNEPNLQKVLLGDMSAKDFLDTMAEQLNEAQAEWNQQKG
- a CDS encoding rhamnogalacturonan acetylesterase, giving the protein MSLNRRQVTTMAALAAVPLSFAATGTAQATERRRTRTLYIAGDSTAAQKYTDVAPETGWGMAFPFFLHKDRPVANHAVNGRSSKSFVDEGRLDVILGAIQPDDLLLVQFAHNDEKIADPTRYTEPWTTYQDYLRLYIDGARARGARPVLATAVERRKFDAAGNAVPTHGDYPAAMRALAQEERVTLLDIQALSLALWQRLGVEGTKTYFNWTATEQDNTHFNPPGAIAVARLVARELLRTRVLAPQDVRRLDAEIPESWITWPQAAA
- a CDS encoding polysaccharide lyase family 1 protein; this translates as MNAQVWHGHVTAKTAVLIGCTALVLGLTGTSAEAGPRDLGRQVLGANDGWGSEGAGTTGGSAADAEHVYTVTTWAQFKAALKAGGDAPKIIKVKGMIDAVSEGCEAFVTDGYDLQQYLKDYDPAVYGNDEVAKGPQEDARVASAAKQDSEIKANIPSNTTIVGVGRNSGILGGSLQIKGVSNVIMRNLTIEAPLDCFPKWDPTDDNKTGNWNSEYDAVVVYGTDHVWLDHNTFTDGRYPDSERPVHFGKVFQQHDGLTDIVRGSNYVTVSWNRFENHDKNMLIGNGDGLATTDGGKLKVTMHHNRFDGILQRSPRVRFGQVDVYNNHYVVTEEQKDDYYIFGVGISSQLHASDNAISLPAGASVGKVLKKWNESPLTAENNYVNGKLTDLIAVHNAEIPAETLQSGAGWTPTLRTKVDNPKALPGIVDGCAGAGRLR
- a CDS encoding pectinesterase family protein, with protein sequence MPSPDRQLPLTRRRFLLTSAGAGAALALASAPARATARPRPFGRYGSPAARLTAQTLYVDASGQGDFTSVRAAVSAATGSGWTLVIAPGTYRETVAVGVTRTEMTWLGAGDDPRDVVIVYDNAAGTPKPGGGTYGTTGSATTTVQADGFTARHITFANDWLRADHPGISGTQAVAIKVQGDRSAFHHCHFLGHQDTLYADSIALGVFARQYFSHCYAEGDVDFVFGRATAVYEHCHFRTLTRTDLTSTPYGFVFAPSTAGANPLGYLVTRSRVTSEAPDAYYKLARPWVPSSDTTARPSLVVRDTHLGAGIDAVAPYTNMSDAFPWQNQRFAEYRNTGPGAVVSVPENRPQLDDEQAESATRAAYLGDWQPWKEAC
- a CDS encoding pectinesterase family protein, translating into MRRRALLAAGLGLVVAGSTPALAAGSRRVLHVRPGDSVQAAVDAVDGPGWTIVVHPGTYREVVNVPVGKAHLTLRGASRDPRDAVIVHDNANGTKKPDGTTYGTAGSATFTSAAPGLTVRDLTLANDWLRADHPDITGTQAVAAYTYGDRTHFENVRLLAHQDTLFVETTALTAFDRQYFRRCYIEGDVDFVFGRATAVFEECHFHTLQRAVDFTPKGMVFAPSTARANPYGILAVRSRITSGAENAAYKLARPWVPTYETTAWPSLVVRDTRIGPGIDPVAPYTNMREQYPWQTMRFREYRNCGPGAVISVPGNRPQLTAAEAEAHTKRTYLGDWRPGA